CAAAAACTTTGAATTCATTTATCCAGTTTTAAATTTGAATTCATATTTTTTGAATTTAAAAGCGCAAGTTTAAATTCAAAGTGCGATTTAAATTTGAATTTATTTTTATGAATTTAAATTCAAAACTGCTTTCCAGTTTTAAATTCAAACTTTGATTTCAAGCTTATCTACAAGTGAATATGGCAAAATTCAGCTGTAAAAAAGGTTTTATTGGATTGTTATATTTATACTCAATTGATCAGTTTATAAGCAATTGATTTAAAAACTGATCCGACCAATGGCAGGTATTTTTGAAGAGGCGCAATCATGCCTGAAAGCAGACAAATAAAAAAGCGATCACCGAAGTGATCGCTTTTTTTATCAGCAAGTTAAAGCCTAGATGGTCATATCTTCGCTTAATGCCAATGGATTCGGTAAAATTTTCGCCAGTTGGCGGCAAAGCACAGACAATTGCGCGCTGTCATTTGGCATCAGGGTAATGTGACCAATTTTGCGACCTTCACGCTCTGACTTGTTGTACAGATGCAAATGTGCACCTTCCAGAGCCAGAACATCTGCAGATTTCGGATGCTGACCAATGATGTTCACCAAGACAGTTGGACGGATCACTTCAGTTGAACCTAAAGGTAAACCTGCCACGGCACGCACATGGTTTTCAAACTGCGAACATACGGCGCCTTCAATCGACCAGTGTCCCGAGTTATGCACGCGTGGTGCCATCTCGTTGGCATATAAGCCTTTATCTGTCACAAACAGCTCAAGGGTTAGGACACCGACATAGTTCAAGTGATTGAGCAGACGAGTAATGTAATCTTGCGCCACCGGCTGCAAATCTGCACTGTTCGGTGCAGGCACAATCGAGTGCGACAGAATGCCGTTATGATGATGATTTTCAGTCAATGGCCAGGTTTTGACATCACCATCTTGACTGCGTACTGCAATAATTGATACTTCACGTGAGAAGGTGACAAAGCTTTCTGCAATCAGTTCACCCGCAGGGCCCAATTCTGCCCAGGCTTGATCAATCTGATCAGCCGAACGTAAAACGAATTGGCCTTTGCCATCATAACCGCCACGTGAAGTTTTCAGTACGATCGGCAAACCCAGTTCAGCTACAGCAGCCTGTAAGCTTTCCAGTGAAGTGACCGCTTTGTACGGTGCAACCGGAATAGCCAGTTCATCAAACAAGGCTTTTTCAGACAAACGATGCTGGGCAATCGCTAAAGCTTGACGTGGCGGATGCAGTTGCTTGCTTTGTGTGAGTACATCAACATCTGCAAGGGGCGTGTTTTCAAACTCCAGACTAAATACATCTGCACTGCTGATAAAGTCTTGTAGACCATTTTCAGCTTGGCTCGAAATCACCGGGCCCAAAGCCGCAGAAGGGCAGTCTGTGCTGGCTTCAAAAAATGTACATTGAATATTTAATGGAAGTGCCGCTTGCGCCATCATACGACCCAGCTGACCGCCACCAAAAATACCGATGGTTTTATCCATAATCTGTGTCTCGACTTAAGCCTGGCCTGGAATATTGTTGCTTGCCACTTTATCTGTTTGCGCTGCACGGAAATCTGCAACATTTTTTGCGATTTCTGGACGGGTCAAACCCAGAATTTGCGCGGCCATAATGGCAGCATTGGTGGCACCGGCAGGACCAATCGCCAAGGTACCGACTGCAATACCTGCTGGCATTTGCACAATAGACAGCAATGAATCAACACCGTTTAAAATCGAAGATTTCACCGGTACACCCAAAACTGGAAGATCAGTTTTCGCCGCACACATCCCCGGTAAATGCGCTGCGCCACCTGCACCGGCAATAATTACCTGAATACCACGATCACGCGCTTGCTCGGCATATTCAAACAGGCGGTCTGGGGTACGGTGTGCAGAAACAACTTCGGCTTCAAATGGGACACCAAGCTGCTTGAGCATATTGGCAGTGTGTTCGAGAGTTGCCCAATCTGATTGAGAACCCATGATAATACCTACGAGAGGAGTATCTTGTGCAGCAGCCGCATTCATTGCAAATTTTCCAGAGATTAAAGTGAGAAAAGATAAATCTCGACGAGAGAGCCAAGCTTGAATAGGAGTGCGTATTATAGACTGAAAATTCAGCTTCATAAAATTTAACGGTCAAAGCAAGGCTCGATTTTTCTTGTTTTTTTATCGAATTTTCAAAAACTGGAATAAAAATAGGGGAGTAGCCGCAGTTACAACTATTTAGGAACTGCGGAATACAAAATAGACACATCCACACAGACATAAAGCAGCCCAGAGATAATCCAGTTTAAAAGGCTGCTTAAACATGAAAATCATAAAAGGAACAAAGACCAGTAAGGTCACGACTTCCTGGGTGATTTTCATTTGGCCGACTGCGAGTCCTTGCTGCGCCAGCAATTTGGTCGCCGGAATCATCAGGCTATATTCAAACAGGGCAATGGCCCAGCTAAATAGAATCGCTTGCCAGAGCGGTGCATCATGCGGCAAAAACTTTAAATGCCCATACCAGGCCAGGGTCATAAAACAGTTGGCAATTACCAGAAGAAATAAAGCCGGCAGCATTTGCATGCACTCTGCAAAAAAGTCGAACTTATTTTACGGTTTATTTGGCGAAAAGATATTGCATCGCTTTGAAATTTTCTTTGAATTTATCCGTGAAACAGGATTTAAAAAATCCCACAACAAGGCCAGAATTTCCACTATCTTTTCAGCTAAAGCCTTGCTATCGTTGCTTGCAAATTGAATAAATCATGACAACAGCACCAATATAAAGTGATGGGTCAGACAGGAACGGAGTAAAGTAGATGCATCTGCATATTTTGGGTATTTGTGGCACCTTTATGGGCTCTTTAGCGCTACTTGCACGCGATCTGGGCCACCAGGTAACAGGTTCAGACCTGAATGTGTATCCACCCATGTCGACCCAACTTGAAAATGCGGGCATCACTTTAATGCAGGGTTATGACCGCAGTCATTTACAGCCTCATCCGGATCTGGTGATCGTCGGCAATGCCATGAAGCGTGGTATTGATGCAGTCGAATATATGCTGAATGCAGGTCTGCCTTATATTTCAGGTCCGCAGTTCCTGGCTGATCATGTTCTGCAAGGTAAACACGTGCTGGGTGTCGCCGGAACACATGGTAAAACCACGACCACCACGATGCTGGCTTGGGTACTGGATCAAGCCGGTCTGGAGCCAGGTTTTCTGATTGGCGGTGTGCCATTGGGCTTTTCGGAAAGTGCGCGTCTCGGTGGTGGGAAATATTTCTGTGTCGAAGCCGATGAATACGATTCTGCTTTCTTCGACAAGCGTTCCAAGTTCGTGCATTACCATCCAAAAACCGCAATTTTAAATAACCTGGAATTTGACCATGCCGATATCTTCGATGATCTAGCCGCAATTCAAAAGCAGTTCCATCATCTAGTTCGTACCATTCCAAGTGAAGGCCGGATTATCGCGCCGATTACTGAAAGCAATATTGATGAAGTGCTGGAGCAGGGCTGCTGGACACCTGTAGTGCGCACCAGTCTGGATGCCAATGAAAAAGCTGAGCTGTATGCAGAACAATTGTCAGCAGATGGTTCACATTTCAAAGTGCTGCAACAGGGCGTGGTCAAAGGCGAAGTACAATGGAATATGACTGGACAGCATTCGGTGGCCAATGCCTTGGCCACGATTGCTGCCGCTGAACATGTCGGCGTATCGATTGAAACTGCCTGTGAAGCACTATCGAATTTTGGTGGGGTGAAACGCCGTATGGAACTGTTAGGCACAGTCCGTGGTATCGAGGTTTATGATGATTTCGCCCATCATCCGACGGCGATTGATACGACCTTAGAAGGTGCGCGCAAACGTCTAGGGGAACGCAAACTCTGGGCAATTATTGAACCACGTTCCAATACCATGCGCATGGGCAGTCATAAAGATGGCTTGGCTCATTCAGCACGTCTGGCCGATGAAGTGATCTGGTATCAACCGGAAGGACTGGACTGGGATCTGCAACCGGTCATTGAGGCTGCGCCAAACAAGGCCAAAGTTGCACGCACACTGGATGACATCATTCAGACCGTGGTGGCAGAAGCAGGCGAGGGCGATGCCGTAGTAATTATGTCGAATGGTGGTTTTGGTGGTTTGCATCAGAAGCTGATTACTGTTTTACAAGCATAAAACAGATTTAAGTGAAGTGAAGAAGCCCGCCTAGCGGGCTTTTTTTAGCATATTAAAACGTTGATTGAGAAAAAGTGAACCGTTGTTCTGATCCTGCAATCCTATGATTTAAATATTGACCCAAAGAGCAGATTTATCTCTGAACCCTCCCTGATGATCTTTTGTTGCAATCTGTACACAAGACTCATTGCAGCGCCATATCACTCAAGGCACAATCGAGAAGAACACAGGTATCTATAGGCCTGAAAGCCA
The nucleotide sequence above comes from Acinetobacter lwoffii. Encoded proteins:
- a CDS encoding 5-(carboxyamino)imidazole ribonucleotide synthase; this translates as MDKTIGIFGGGQLGRMMAQAALPLNIQCTFFEASTDCPSAALGPVISSQAENGLQDFISSADVFSLEFENTPLADVDVLTQSKQLHPPRQALAIAQHRLSEKALFDELAIPVAPYKAVTSLESLQAAVAELGLPIVLKTSRGGYDGKGQFVLRSADQIDQAWAELGPAGELIAESFVTFSREVSIIAVRSQDGDVKTWPLTENHHHNGILSHSIVPAPNSADLQPVAQDYITRLLNHLNYVGVLTLELFVTDKGLYANEMAPRVHNSGHWSIEGAVCSQFENHVRAVAGLPLGSTEVIRPTVLVNIIGQHPKSADVLALEGAHLHLYNKSEREGRKIGHITLMPNDSAQLSVLCRQLAKILPNPLALSEDMTI
- a CDS encoding DMT family protein, coding for MLPALFLLVIANCFMTLAWYGHLKFLPHDAPLWQAILFSWAIALFEYSLMIPATKLLAQQGLAVGQMKITQEVVTLLVFVPFMIFMFKQPFKLDYLWAALCLCGCVYFVFRSS
- the purE gene encoding 5-(carboxyamino)imidazole ribonucleotide mutase is translated as MNAAAAQDTPLVGIIMGSQSDWATLEHTANMLKQLGVPFEAEVVSAHRTPDRLFEYAEQARDRGIQVIIAGAGGAAHLPGMCAAKTDLPVLGVPVKSSILNGVDSLLSIVQMPAGIAVGTLAIGPAGATNAAIMAAQILGLTRPEIAKNVADFRAAQTDKVASNNIPGQA
- the mpl gene encoding UDP-N-acetylmuramate:L-alanyl-gamma-D-glutamyl-meso-diaminopimelate ligase, giving the protein MHLHILGICGTFMGSLALLARDLGHQVTGSDLNVYPPMSTQLENAGITLMQGYDRSHLQPHPDLVIVGNAMKRGIDAVEYMLNAGLPYISGPQFLADHVLQGKHVLGVAGTHGKTTTTTMLAWVLDQAGLEPGFLIGGVPLGFSESARLGGGKYFCVEADEYDSAFFDKRSKFVHYHPKTAILNNLEFDHADIFDDLAAIQKQFHHLVRTIPSEGRIIAPITESNIDEVLEQGCWTPVVRTSLDANEKAELYAEQLSADGSHFKVLQQGVVKGEVQWNMTGQHSVANALATIAAAEHVGVSIETACEALSNFGGVKRRMELLGTVRGIEVYDDFAHHPTAIDTTLEGARKRLGERKLWAIIEPRSNTMRMGSHKDGLAHSARLADEVIWYQPEGLDWDLQPVIEAAPNKAKVARTLDDIIQTVVAEAGEGDAVVIMSNGGFGGLHQKLITVLQA